DNA from Arthrobacter sp. SLBN-112:
GGCCCTGGACGAGCTGCAGTACGGGAAGGGCGAAGGGCCCTGCCTGACGGCGCTTCGGGAACTGACAACCATCCATGTTCCTGACGTGCGCGAAGACACACGGTGGCCCCGCTACACTGCGGCTGCCTGGGCAGAAGGCATAGGCTCCATCCTGGCCGTCCCGCTCCCGCTCGAGGGCGAAGCGAACGCCGCACTTAACGTCTACTCCGCGAAGACCCATGCCTTCAGCGGGGAAGCCATCGAAAAAGCGGAAGCGTATGCGCTGGAAGCGTCCAAATCCCTGCGCCTGGCTGTCCGGATCGCCCAGTTGGTCGATGACCGCGAGAACCTTATCGCGGCAATGGAATCAAGGACCACCATCGACGTCGCCGTCGGGGCGATCATGGCCCAAAACCGGTGCAGCCAGGAGTCGGCCATCAAGATTCTGCGCATCGCCTCCAGCTCGCGCAACGTCAAGCTCCGTGATGTGGCAGCCGCCGTTGTCGCTTCGGTGGCTGATGACCCGAAAGTCCTTACGCATTTTGATGACTGACAGCAGACTTGCCTGACTGGGGGTTCCTTTTCAGGTCCTTGTCCAGTTCACGCAGGCAGTAATCCTTGAACCAGTACCTGATGCCCCGCGGCAGCTTTGGGTAG
Protein-coding regions in this window:
- a CDS encoding GAF and ANTAR domain-containing protein, encoding MIQHDETVTEHLQDLLLESVDVEALLSELATVSAATLSVDHEVMCGVTLMRRKKPTTVATSNSRVPALDELQYGKGEGPCLTALRELTTIHVPDVREDTRWPRYTAAAWAEGIGSILAVPLPLEGEANAALNVYSAKTHAFSGEAIEKAEAYALEASKSLRLAVRIAQLVDDRENLIAAMESRTTIDVAVGAIMAQNRCSQESAIKILRIASSSRNVKLRDVAAAVVASVADDPKVLTHFDD